In a single window of the Salmo trutta chromosome 23, fSalTru1.1, whole genome shotgun sequence genome:
- the LOC115159126 gene encoding hsp90 co-chaperone Cdc37-like 1 isoform X2, translating to MDLCKTATGGIVEECMASASEDSMASLCQSQQQCVKASIVSSWQLVEAQDQLCGLELHGSESVEQEHARAIASQSELSQTEQEWRRKENMLGGSRSPVLSADSSQDVFDKSIINSRSKKVELEDDDQSKTFVQKYEQEFRHFGMLRRWDDSQRFLSDLPHLVCEETANYLILWCFRLQAEEKEALMEQVAHQAVAMQFILEMASTSQQDPRGCFRQFFHKAKAGQEYLDVFHTELEAFKQRVKEHTVKCKGETLPNFTEHKSSTARCRPDPKEVLESLPPELKSGFQLQDMQILQNVLSTMNPQVAEYHVKRCLEAGLWTNREGRWSKEEATLETDDLRMMET from the exons atggatctgtgcaaaactgctaca GGGGGTATTGTTGAAGAGTGCATGGCGTCTGCATCAGAAGACAGTATGGCGTCCCTGTGCCAGAGCCAGCAGCAGTGTGTGAAAGCCTCCATCGTGTCCAGCTGGCAGCTGGTGGAGGCTCAGGACCAGCTGTGTGGGCTGGAGCTGCACGGCTCCGAGAGTGTTGAGCAGGAGCATGCCCGCGCCATTGCCAGCCAATCAGAGCTCTCCCAGACGGAACAAGAGTGGCGCCGGAAGGAGAACATGCTGGGAGGCAGCAGAAGCCCTGTGCTCAGTGCTGACAGCAGCCAGGATGTGTTTGACAAG AGTATTATTAATTCAAGAAGTAAAAAGGTTGAATTGGAGGATGATGACCAGAGCAAAACCTTTGTACAGAAGTATGAACAAGAATTTAGACATTTCG GCATGTTGCGGAGGTGGGATGACAGCCAGCGGTTCCTGTCTGACCTGCCTCACCTCGTCTGTGAGGAGACTGCCAACTACCTGATCCTCTGGTGCTTCAGACTACAGGCTGAAGAG AAAGAGGCGTTGATGGAGCAGGTAGCTCACCAGGCTGTTGCTATGCAGTTTATCCTGGAGATGGCCAGCACCTCCCAGCAGGACCCCAGAGGCTGCTTCCGTCAGTTCTTCCACAAAGCCAAA GCAGGACAAGAGTACTTGGATGTATTTCATACTGAGCTAGAGGCCTTTAAGCAGAGAGTAAAAGAGCACACTGTCAAGTGCAAAGGAGAGACACTCCCCAACTTTACAGAGCACAAGAGCAGCACAGCACGCTGTCGTCCGGACCCCAAAGAAGTTCTAGAATCTTTACCCCCT GAACTGAAGTCAGGGTTCCAGCTGCAAGACATGCAGATTCTCCAGAATGTTCTCAGCACCATGAATCCACAG GTGGCAGAGTACCATGTGAAGCGCTGTCTGGAGGCTGGCTTGTGGACCAACAGAGAAGGGAGGTGGTCCAAGGAGGAGGCTACTTTAGAAACAGACGATCTGCGCATGATGGAGACATAA
- the LOC115159126 gene encoding hsp90 co-chaperone Cdc37-like 1 isoform X1 encodes MERFGTINFPMLADEEESCSASAVPSNGSFYSTSLQGGIVEECMASASEDSMASLCQSQQQCVKASIVSSWQLVEAQDQLCGLELHGSESVEQEHARAIASQSELSQTEQEWRRKENMLGGSRSPVLSADSSQDVFDKSIINSRSKKVELEDDDQSKTFVQKYEQEFRHFGMLRRWDDSQRFLSDLPHLVCEETANYLILWCFRLQAEEKEALMEQVAHQAVAMQFILEMASTSQQDPRGCFRQFFHKAKAGQEYLDVFHTELEAFKQRVKEHTVKCKGETLPNFTEHKSSTARCRPDPKEVLESLPPELKSGFQLQDMQILQNVLSTMNPQVAEYHVKRCLEAGLWTNREGRWSKEEATLETDDLRMMET; translated from the exons atgGAGAGGTTCGGGACAATAAACTTCCCCATGTTAGCAGACGAAGAAGAGAGCTGCAGTGCCTCTGCTGTACCAAGTAACGGTAGCTTTTACAGCACATCACTGCAG GGGGGTATTGTTGAAGAGTGCATGGCGTCTGCATCAGAAGACAGTATGGCGTCCCTGTGCCAGAGCCAGCAGCAGTGTGTGAAAGCCTCCATCGTGTCCAGCTGGCAGCTGGTGGAGGCTCAGGACCAGCTGTGTGGGCTGGAGCTGCACGGCTCCGAGAGTGTTGAGCAGGAGCATGCCCGCGCCATTGCCAGCCAATCAGAGCTCTCCCAGACGGAACAAGAGTGGCGCCGGAAGGAGAACATGCTGGGAGGCAGCAGAAGCCCTGTGCTCAGTGCTGACAGCAGCCAGGATGTGTTTGACAAG AGTATTATTAATTCAAGAAGTAAAAAGGTTGAATTGGAGGATGATGACCAGAGCAAAACCTTTGTACAGAAGTATGAACAAGAATTTAGACATTTCG GCATGTTGCGGAGGTGGGATGACAGCCAGCGGTTCCTGTCTGACCTGCCTCACCTCGTCTGTGAGGAGACTGCCAACTACCTGATCCTCTGGTGCTTCAGACTACAGGCTGAAGAG AAAGAGGCGTTGATGGAGCAGGTAGCTCACCAGGCTGTTGCTATGCAGTTTATCCTGGAGATGGCCAGCACCTCCCAGCAGGACCCCAGAGGCTGCTTCCGTCAGTTCTTCCACAAAGCCAAA GCAGGACAAGAGTACTTGGATGTATTTCATACTGAGCTAGAGGCCTTTAAGCAGAGAGTAAAAGAGCACACTGTCAAGTGCAAAGGAGAGACACTCCCCAACTTTACAGAGCACAAGAGCAGCACAGCACGCTGTCGTCCGGACCCCAAAGAAGTTCTAGAATCTTTACCCCCT GAACTGAAGTCAGGGTTCCAGCTGCAAGACATGCAGATTCTCCAGAATGTTCTCAGCACCATGAATCCACAG GTGGCAGAGTACCATGTGAAGCGCTGTCTGGAGGCTGGCTTGTGGACCAACAGAGAAGGGAGGTGGTCCAAGGAGGAGGCTACTTTAGAAACAGACGATCTGCGCATGATGGAGACATAA
- the LOC115159126 gene encoding hsp90 co-chaperone Cdc37-like 1 isoform X3 yields MASASEDSMASLCQSQQQCVKASIVSSWQLVEAQDQLCGLELHGSESVEQEHARAIASQSELSQTEQEWRRKENMLGGSRSPVLSADSSQDVFDKSIINSRSKKVELEDDDQSKTFVQKYEQEFRHFGMLRRWDDSQRFLSDLPHLVCEETANYLILWCFRLQAEEKEALMEQVAHQAVAMQFILEMASTSQQDPRGCFRQFFHKAKAGQEYLDVFHTELEAFKQRVKEHTVKCKGETLPNFTEHKSSTARCRPDPKEVLESLPPELKSGFQLQDMQILQNVLSTMNPQVAEYHVKRCLEAGLWTNREGRWSKEEATLETDDLRMMET; encoded by the exons ATGGCGTCTGCATCAGAAGACAGTATGGCGTCCCTGTGCCAGAGCCAGCAGCAGTGTGTGAAAGCCTCCATCGTGTCCAGCTGGCAGCTGGTGGAGGCTCAGGACCAGCTGTGTGGGCTGGAGCTGCACGGCTCCGAGAGTGTTGAGCAGGAGCATGCCCGCGCCATTGCCAGCCAATCAGAGCTCTCCCAGACGGAACAAGAGTGGCGCCGGAAGGAGAACATGCTGGGAGGCAGCAGAAGCCCTGTGCTCAGTGCTGACAGCAGCCAGGATGTGTTTGACAAG AGTATTATTAATTCAAGAAGTAAAAAGGTTGAATTGGAGGATGATGACCAGAGCAAAACCTTTGTACAGAAGTATGAACAAGAATTTAGACATTTCG GCATGTTGCGGAGGTGGGATGACAGCCAGCGGTTCCTGTCTGACCTGCCTCACCTCGTCTGTGAGGAGACTGCCAACTACCTGATCCTCTGGTGCTTCAGACTACAGGCTGAAGAG AAAGAGGCGTTGATGGAGCAGGTAGCTCACCAGGCTGTTGCTATGCAGTTTATCCTGGAGATGGCCAGCACCTCCCAGCAGGACCCCAGAGGCTGCTTCCGTCAGTTCTTCCACAAAGCCAAA GCAGGACAAGAGTACTTGGATGTATTTCATACTGAGCTAGAGGCCTTTAAGCAGAGAGTAAAAGAGCACACTGTCAAGTGCAAAGGAGAGACACTCCCCAACTTTACAGAGCACAAGAGCAGCACAGCACGCTGTCGTCCGGACCCCAAAGAAGTTCTAGAATCTTTACCCCCT GAACTGAAGTCAGGGTTCCAGCTGCAAGACATGCAGATTCTCCAGAATGTTCTCAGCACCATGAATCCACAG GTGGCAGAGTACCATGTGAAGCGCTGTCTGGAGGCTGGCTTGTGGACCAACAGAGAAGGGAGGTGGTCCAAGGAGGAGGCTACTTTAGAAACAGACGATCTGCGCATGATGGAGACATAA